In Dysgonomonadaceae bacterium PH5-43, the sequence TCAGAAGTGTTAGGAGTCGCAGGAGTGATTTATTCTCAAAATATGTACAAGAGTTATAGAAATAAAGCAAAGATAGAGACGAATAACGAACTAAGAAATTCTTATAAAAACAAGAGCAATAATTGGGGAAACATTCGTAATGGATTTATAATTGGAGCGTCGGCAATTTACATTTATAATATAATTGACGTGGTCGCTTCCAAAGGAGCTAAAAGATATAATGCTGAGCAAAACTTTATGGTGCTACCATTCTTGGATAGCGAAGGTTTTACTGGGGTATCACTTTCTTATACATTCTAATAATCAATATGAAAAAAAATATTCAATTTTATTTAGGAGTTATAATTATATTTATTTCATCGTGTGTAAGCGATGAAATTGCATCCACAGGCTCTGTAACAGGAATAATAAAAGACGCATCTACAACTCAACCTTTACAGGGGTGTTTAGTTACACTTTCTCCCTCTGGGAAAGCTGTTTCAACGGGGAGCGATGGTTTATATTCTTTTAGCGACTTATCCCCTGAAACATATTCAATAGAAATACAAAAGACAGGATATGCGGCAGAAAAGAAAGAGACGACAATAACTGCTGGGAATGTCAATAAAGTAGATGTTTTTTTAATTAAAGAAACGGAGGGTCTATCGGTAACTCCAGAAGTGTTAAACTTTGGAGAATTGGAAACAAGCAAAGAGTTTTATATATCCAATAAAACAACATCGTCAAGTATTTCATATACCATAAAAGCAAATGCTGATTGGATTTATCTGAGTTCTACTGAAGGAGTAGTGAGCTCTAATACAAGCAAAATCAAGGTTGTTATCGAGCGAGAATCACTTAGCATTGGGGAATATGAAAAAGGTTTGAGTATCACTTCTCCTGTAGGTGAAGTAATTGTTCCTGTCATTGTCAAACAAGTCGAAAAAACTACACCAAAAATTGGTATTGGAGATTTTGACAACATCACAGAAAGCTCATTTTCTGTCAAAGGAATTATACATAGTACAGGAGGACTAAAAATAACGAGTCATGGTCATTGCTGGTCTGAAAATGAATTACCGACTATCGAAGGTTCATCTAAAACGAATTTTGGAGATACAGAAGAAATTGGAGATTTCACAAGTCAAATTACTCAATTAATAACGGGTAAAACTTATTATGTAAGAGCTTATGCTGTTAATAGCAAAGGAGTTTCCTATAGCGAACAAATATCTATTACAATGCCTTATATCAGTATTCCTATGTTAAACACAAAGGCAGCTACAGGTATAACTTCTGAGAAGGCTTTTTTAAATGGGGAAGTATTAAATAATGGAGGTAGTAATATTACAGAATATGGCTTTTATTATGGTATAACTGAAAATCCTACAACAAAAAATATAATAGAAGGTAATATTGCTGATTTCAAAATAGTTGTAGAAAACTTAATTCCTGGACAAACCTATTATTATAAGGCATATGCTATTAATGCTAAAGGTATAGGATATGGAGAAATATTAACTTTCAAAACAAGGCAGGAAGGTAGTTCAACAGAAACAAGTCCTCCTACAAAACCGATTATTTCCAATATATCAGGAAACTCAGCAACAGCAATATCTTCCATTTCTTTAAGTTCTAATGATATAATTATAGAAGCAGGGATGGAATGTAGTAAGGATTATTATTTCCGAAACTCAAAAGGATATAAAAAATTCCCAGGTACAGTGCAGGAAGATGGAACTTTAACCGTGAGATTAACGGATTTATATCAGGATTTCATGTATGACGGTTCATTTGTTCGTGCATATATTATTACAGAAGAGAAAGGGGAGTTGATTAGTAAAGAAACCTATTTTAGTTTTAAATGGTAATGATAATCAAGGAACAAGGGTTTTTATATCGTCATAGCTGGTTCCAAGAAGCAACAAGCACTTTTTACTATAAAAGAGAACAATCTGAATTAATTAAATCGAAATGATATTGCGGACAATCCACCAAACGATCATTAAGGCAAGATAAGTATAAACAGCGGCTTTGCTATAGCAAATATTTTTCAGTTTCGTTAGTTTACCTTTGGGGTCAAACCAAGTAACTATTATTAATGCTACAGCATAAGGGATTGATATAACTAAGAAGAAGTTATAAGATAGAGCTTTGTAAAAATCGAGATGAAGTAGATGATATGCTGCGCGTTGTATTCCGCAGCCTGGACATTGATAGCCAGTTAGTAAATAGAAAGGACATTTGGGCAACCATATCGATTCTTCTGGGTTAATGAAGAATAATATTGTTGCCCCAATGATTATACTTGTAATGACGATTATTGCTTTAATAAGGGAAGTTCTCTGTTGAAAAAAGCATAGTTGCGAAGAATATTATGTATATCATATATAAAATCCCAACTACAAGTCCAGAACCTAATGCAACAAAAAACCAAGTCTTTGCTTTTTGTGCAGCATTTTCTGCTAAGTCATATTTCCCTGAGTTCCACAGATTGTCAACTTGTGTAGCATAAACTATAGAGACTACACCGAAAGGTAAGCAGCATAGCACAGTAGATAAAATTGCCCATACCAAATAATTATTTGGTTTCTGACGTTGAGGAGCATTATTGCTGTAATCGTAATATTCCATAAGAGTTAATTTTTAATGTTTTGCAAATATATAAATAATTTTTAATGTTTTATTGAAAAGGATTAATATTTAAATATACTTCCTCCAACAAACTCTCTTAATAAAGAAGTGTTTGGCAGTTCTTCTATATCAATATAGTTGAAATAACCCAAAAACTTTAGTAAGCGGTGAGCTTCCGAAAATTCGGGGGCAGTTCTTAAAACTTTCTCCAATATAGGTTCTGCTATTCTTCTTAAAGCAGCCAATTCGTATAGCATTGCAGAGTTAAACATAGCATCGGCGTTTTCTTGGAAAGGGAATATCCATTTATCTTCTCCTTTTCTAACAAGAGGCCAGCGATCTATAGTTTCGTTAACTGTGTATCCTCTAAATTGATGGTCTCTAACTATACGGCGAAG encodes:
- a CDS encoding hypothetical protein (product_source=Hypo-rule applied; cath_funfam=2.60.40.10,2.60.40.1120; pfam=PF13620,PF19190; smart=SM00060; superfamily=49265), which encodes MKKNIQFYLGVIIIFISSCVSDEIASTGSVTGIIKDASTTQPLQGCLVTLSPSGKAVSTGSDGLYSFSDLSPETYSIEIQKTGYAAEKKETTITAGNVNKVDVFLIKETEGLSVTPEVLNFGELETSKEFYISNKTTSSSISYTIKANADWIYLSSTEGVVSSNTSKIKVVIERESLSIGEYEKGLSITSPVGEVIVPVIVKQVEKTTPKIGIGDFDNITESSFSVKGIIHSTGGLKITSHGHCWSENELPTIEGSSKTNFGDTEEIGDFTSQITQLITGKTYYVRAYAVNSKGVSYSEQISITMPYISIPMLNTKAATGITSEKAFLNGEVLNNGGSNITEYGFYYGITENPTTKNIIEGNIADFKIVVENLIPGQTYYYKAYAINAKGIGYGEILTFKTRQEGSSTETSPPTKPIISNISGNSATAISSISLSSNDIIIEAGMECSKDYYFRNSKGYKKFPGTVQEDGTLTVRLTDLYQDFMYDGSFVRAYIITEEKGELISKETYFSFKW
- a CDS encoding hypothetical protein (product_source=Hypo-rule applied; cath_funfam=1.20.1560.10; pfam=PF04505; superfamily=90123; transmembrane_helix_parts=Inside_1_19,TMhelix_20_42,Outside_43_66,TMhelix_67_89,Inside_90_101); this translates as MEYYDYSNNAPQRQKPNNYLVWAILSTVLCCLPFGVVSIVYATQVDNLWNSGKYDLAENAAQKAKTWFFVALGSGLVVGILYMIYIIFFATMLFSTENFPY